DNA from Bradyrhizobium japonicum USDA 6:
CCGCCTCAGGCGGCTGCGGATTGCGTGAGGGCTCCGGCGCAGGGCGCGTTTGCCTCTGCGCCCTACAAGCAACCGCCCTGCACGCCGAAGGCAGCGAACTAACACGCAAGGCGAGGTCGGGTTGGCAACGTCCGCCCGCCCGACCTCGCGTCGCCGGTCTCGCAATTGCGGTACCCTGGTAGCTCTTGACTCCCATCTCATCTAGTCATCTATATGACTATATGAATGCAGCTCCGCACGACGATCGCCTGCCACGCTACCAGCGCCTGCGCGACGACCTCGCCGCGCGGATCAACCGCAATGAATGGCGGCCGGGCGAGCCGATCCCGTCGGAGGCCGAGCTTGCGGCGCATTACGGCGTTGCGATCGGCACCGTGCGCAAAGCGATCGATCAGCTCGTTGCGGATGCCGTGCTGGAGCGCCAGCAGGGCCGCGGCACCTTCGTGCGCCGGGCGCGCTTCAACTCCTCGCTATTCCGCTTCTTCCGCTTCCAGTCCGAGAGCGGCGAGCGGCGCGTGCCGAAGAGCCGCATCATCCGGCGCAAGAGCGTTGCCGCGAATTCGGCCGTTGCCTCGGCGCTGCGCATCCCTGTCGGCGAGCCCGTGATCAGCCTGTCGCGTCTGCGCCTGATCGACGATGTGCCGCTGCTCGCCGAAGAAATCTGGCTCCAGCAATCGCGCTTCGCGCCGATCTTGGAGATCGACACCGCCGAATTCGGCGACCTGCTTTATCCGCTCTACGAGGAGCGCTGCGGGGAGGTGGTGGTGTCGGCCGAGGAAATTCTGACGGTCGAAACCGCCAACGAGATGCAGGCGCGCCTGCTGCGCCTC
Protein-coding regions in this window:
- a CDS encoding GntR family transcriptional regulator — protein: MNAAPHDDRLPRYQRLRDDLAARINRNEWRPGEPIPSEAELAAHYGVAIGTVRKAIDQLVADAVLERQQGRGTFVRRARFNSSLFRFFRFQSESGERRVPKSRIIRRKSVAANSAVASALRIPVGEPVISLSRLRLIDDVPLLAEEIWLQQSRFAPILEIDTAEFGDLLYPLYEERCGEVVVSAEEILTVETANEMQARLLRLEAHAPLIVIERLALDLERRPIEWRRSRGPADRFRYHAEIR